One stretch of Armatimonadota bacterium DNA includes these proteins:
- a CDS encoding DinB family protein: MDPRSELRWLADRLERTYREGNWAGRGLAAALDGVSPVEAHWRPLTAQRTIAELVAHVAYWCRWTAHHLRPDRYPHPGSDWPEVTRTPDAWERLRAEVEQAHADCAEAIRSADPALLDTPAPDDSAPWREALVDLATHTSYHAAQIFVLRRWYATQELAV; encoded by the coding sequence ATGGACCCTCGCTCCGAACTTCGCTGGCTGGCGGACCGCCTGGAACGCACCTACCGGGAGGGGAACTGGGCCGGCCGGGGCCTGGCCGCCGCCCTGGACGGCGTCAGCCCAGTAGAAGCGCACTGGCGCCCCCTCACGGCCCAGCGCACCATCGCGGAGCTGGTGGCCCACGTGGCGTACTGGTGCAGGTGGACCGCCCACCACCTCCGGCCCGACCGGTACCCACACCCGGGGTCGGACTGGCCGGAGGTGACCCGGACACCGGACGCCTGGGAGCGCCTCCGCGCGGAAGTCGAGCAGGCGCACGCGGACTGTGCCGAAGCGATCCGTAGCGCCGACCCCGCGCTCCTGGACACCCCGGCCCCCGACGACTCCGCCCCGTGGCGTGAAGCCCTGGTGGACCTCGCCACCCACACCTCCTACCACGCGGCCCAGATCTTCGTCCTGCGCCGCTGGTACGCCACCCAGGAGCTGGCCGTGTAG
- a CDS encoding chloride channel protein, producing MTGRVQRIARWWRAPLPQVSGFEATRYLAKWIVLGSLIGVVAGLGAVALSAGIRGVTELFLGRWVGYLPPAPVGEGRTDFLPMARPWLLPLVTGLGGLLSGILVFRLAPEAEGHGTDAAIDAIHHRGARIRARIPLVKLVASAITIGSGGSGGREGPTAQISAGFGSLLGRWLKLSPQDRRIAVVAGIGAGVGAIFRAPLGGAVMGAEVLYTHDLEVEALLPSLISAIVGYTVYGVITGFEPLFGPHLRVGLGSPLELPYYALLGLLCGAVGVLYARTFYAVADGFRKLRIPAMLKPALGGVAVGLLGLVAPAALHTGYGWVQEAMDRGLVSVPLRLVLLLPFAKILATALSIGSGGSGGVFGPGIVVGGLVGVALWRLLHGALPHVPASPAPFVIAGMMALFGGIAHAPLAVMLMVAEMTGNLSLLAPAMIAVAVATALVGDGTIYRSQLLDRSHAPLHRVRLAFPLLASLRVQDAMQPNAHGGTSTDVAVRPDQPLDEALAQLLEAEQVQAPVVDDGRVVGVLHARDVLRVYRELAQAGIRMTPFPPGPSRSLEATVPTGSPLVGHTLREAGLPPGVLVVAILRDGEVIFPKADTVLQAGDRLTVLVDPDNPEVWNRWWERLGHGLRER from the coding sequence GTGACTGGGCGGGTGCAACGCATCGCGCGGTGGTGGCGGGCGCCACTTCCTCAGGTGAGCGGGTTCGAGGCCACCCGCTACCTGGCCAAGTGGATCGTGCTCGGTAGCCTCATCGGCGTGGTGGCGGGACTCGGCGCGGTGGCCCTCAGCGCCGGGATCCGGGGGGTGACCGAGTTGTTCCTGGGCCGGTGGGTCGGCTACCTCCCGCCCGCGCCGGTGGGCGAGGGCCGCACGGACTTCCTGCCCATGGCCCGGCCGTGGCTGCTGCCCCTCGTTACGGGCCTCGGCGGTCTGCTGTCGGGCATCCTCGTGTTCCGCCTCGCGCCGGAGGCGGAAGGACACGGGACCGACGCGGCCATCGACGCCATCCACCACCGTGGGGCGCGCATCCGCGCCCGGATCCCCCTCGTGAAGCTCGTGGCCTCCGCCATCACCATCGGGAGCGGCGGGTCCGGGGGTCGTGAAGGACCCACCGCCCAGATCTCCGCGGGGTTCGGCTCCCTGCTGGGCCGCTGGCTGAAGCTCTCCCCCCAGGACCGCCGCATCGCGGTGGTGGCGGGCATCGGAGCGGGCGTGGGGGCCATCTTCCGCGCTCCCCTCGGGGGCGCGGTGATGGGCGCGGAGGTCCTGTACACCCACGACCTCGAGGTGGAAGCCCTGCTGCCGAGCCTGATTTCCGCCATCGTCGGCTACACGGTCTACGGCGTCATCACCGGCTTCGAACCCCTCTTCGGCCCGCACCTGAGGGTCGGCCTCGGTTCCCCTCTGGAGCTCCCGTACTACGCCCTTCTCGGCCTCCTCTGCGGCGCGGTCGGGGTGCTGTACGCGCGGACCTTCTACGCCGTGGCGGACGGGTTCCGGAAGCTCCGCATCCCCGCCATGCTCAAGCCCGCCTTGGGCGGTGTGGCGGTGGGGCTGCTGGGCCTGGTCGCCCCTGCGGCCCTCCACACGGGCTACGGCTGGGTGCAGGAGGCGATGGACCGGGGGCTTGTGTCCGTACCGCTGCGGCTCGTCCTGCTCCTGCCCTTCGCGAAGATCCTGGCCACGGCGCTGTCCATCGGCTCGGGGGGCTCCGGCGGCGTGTTCGGCCCCGGCATCGTGGTGGGAGGGCTTGTGGGCGTGGCCCTGTGGCGCCTCCTGCACGGGGCGCTGCCGCACGTCCCGGCAAGCCCCGCGCCCTTCGTGATCGCGGGCATGATGGCCCTGTTCGGCGGCATCGCCCACGCGCCGCTGGCCGTGATGCTCATGGTGGCCGAGATGACGGGCAACCTGTCCCTGCTGGCACCCGCCATGATCGCGGTGGCGGTGGCCACGGCCCTGGTGGGCGATGGGACCATCTACCGCAGCCAGCTGCTGGACCGCTCCCACGCGCCCCTGCACCGGGTGCGCCTGGCCTTCCCCCTTCTGGCGTCATTGCGAGTCCAAGACGCCATGCAGCCCAACGCGCACGGTGGGACCTCCACGGACGTCGCCGTGCGACCGGACCAGCCGCTCGACGAGGCCCTGGCCCAGCTCCTGGAGGCGGAGCAGGTGCAGGCGCCCGTGGTGGACGACGGACGGGTGGTCGGCGTTCTGCACGCGCGGGACGTCCTGCGGGTGTACCGGGAGCTCGCCCAAGCCGGGATCCGCATGACCCCCTTTCCACCCGGGCCATCCCGATCCCTGGAGGCCACCGTGCCCACCGGCTCTCCCCTGGTCGGGCACACCCTTCGGGAAGCCGGGCTTCCGCCGGGCGTCCTGGTGGTGGCGATCCTCCGCGACGGGGAGGTGATCTTCCCCAAGGCGGACACCGTCCTGCAGGCGGGCGACCGTCTCACGGTCCTCGTGGACCCCGACAACCCCGAGGTCTGGAACCGCTGGTGGGAACGGCTGGGACACGGACTCCGGGAGCGCTGA
- a CDS encoding cbb3-type cytochrome c oxidase subunit I: MRLTLRRANAVLAAVVFASAVALAWGTVQTYRHLPPLPRAFTRSDGTVLFTDADIRVGQQVFQRRNLMGFGTLFGNGSYFGPDYGAEYLAFLRDHLGERLSRQAFGRPFRDLAGEERERVLLRVRTLLRAARLDADRVLLPRQWAEAHRAFERFYRQRFVDGDRAWGIARGTLQPEEVRPLAAFVAWAAWVSLAPRPGSDGSYTNNFPPMPDLGLVPTHETVLWTAWSVGWFLVLALLVVLAFGAVDLAPIPALPALEEQRQEPPGFLARVSLLLVGGCLAVFFVQTLAGGYLANAYASREDFYGLFSRLGLERMAVLPFQAVRSAHTAMAVVWVVGLWMSAGLYVALLLGGRERPWHRTATYVSVAVLVLSVAGTLLGVYASVRGWVRSPLLGSEGTEYLEMGRLWRVGIAGGFSLWVAILASALRGAAVRWRPLLHVLVWNGVGITAAFYASFAYRPASHWVVVDFWRWWVVHHWVEGIFAFFQILVLGWFFAGLGLVSREDVTKSLYLEGALVLLAGFLAIGHHFWWVGEPPLWLGIGSVFSTLEVLPLFLLLATALRAWRRGIHVPASLRWPLRFFVASALWQFVGSGVLGLLINLPVVNYYEHGTFLTVAHGHASFLGAFGFVAVGMGLYALRHAYPEGWSDRTLGAAFWALNLGLSLMVFLSVTPVGVLQLREAVQADYAAARALTFYERPDVRLFNKLRLPGDALVILGSALLLVATRPAVRGLGRTRRV; encoded by the coding sequence GTGCGGCTGACCCTCCGCCGGGCGAACGCCGTCCTCGCCGCCGTGGTGTTCGCGAGCGCCGTGGCCCTTGCCTGGGGCACGGTGCAGACCTACCGACACCTGCCCCCCCTCCCTCGGGCCTTCACTAGGTCGGACGGGACGGTGCTCTTCACGGACGCCGACATCCGGGTCGGGCAGCAGGTCTTCCAGCGCCGGAACCTCATGGGCTTCGGGACCCTGTTCGGGAACGGGAGCTACTTCGGGCCGGACTACGGGGCCGAGTACCTGGCGTTTCTCCGGGACCACCTGGGCGAGCGCCTGTCCCGACAGGCCTTCGGGCGCCCCTTCCGGGATCTGGCGGGGGAGGAGCGGGAGCGGGTTTTGCTCCGCGTCCGCACCCTCCTTCGGGCAGCGCGGCTCGACGCCGACCGCGTCCTACTGCCGCGGCAGTGGGCCGAGGCGCACCGCGCCTTCGAGCGGTTCTACCGGCAGCGCTTCGTGGACGGAGACCGGGCTTGGGGAATCGCCCGCGGCACCCTCCAGCCCGAAGAGGTAAGGCCCCTGGCGGCCTTCGTCGCGTGGGCGGCCTGGGTTTCGCTGGCGCCACGTCCCGGGTCGGACGGCTCGTACACCAACAACTTCCCGCCCATGCCCGACCTCGGCCTGGTACCCACCCACGAAACCGTCCTGTGGACCGCGTGGTCCGTGGGGTGGTTCCTCGTCCTGGCCCTCCTGGTGGTGCTGGCCTTCGGGGCCGTGGACCTGGCGCCCATCCCCGCGCTTCCCGCCCTGGAAGAGCAACGTCAGGAGCCGCCGGGCTTTTTGGCCCGCGTGAGCCTGCTCCTCGTGGGCGGCTGCCTGGCGGTGTTCTTCGTGCAGACCCTGGCGGGCGGCTACCTGGCGAACGCCTACGCCTCCCGCGAGGACTTCTACGGGCTGTTCTCGAGACTGGGGCTCGAGCGGATGGCCGTCCTGCCCTTCCAGGCGGTCCGGTCCGCCCACACCGCCATGGCGGTGGTCTGGGTGGTGGGCCTGTGGATGTCCGCCGGTCTGTACGTGGCCCTGCTGCTGGGAGGTCGGGAGCGCCCCTGGCACCGGACGGCCACGTACGTGTCCGTGGCCGTGCTCGTCCTTTCCGTGGCCGGCACCCTGCTCGGCGTGTACGCCAGCGTGCGAGGGTGGGTCCGGTCTCCCCTCCTGGGCAGCGAGGGGACGGAGTACCTGGAGATGGGCCGGCTGTGGCGGGTCGGGATCGCCGGGGGATTCAGTCTGTGGGTGGCCATCCTCGCCAGCGCGCTGCGCGGCGCCGCAGTGAGGTGGAGACCCCTGCTGCACGTGCTCGTCTGGAACGGGGTCGGGATCACCGCGGCCTTCTACGCCAGCTTCGCCTACCGACCCGCGAGCCACTGGGTGGTGGTGGACTTCTGGCGGTGGTGGGTCGTCCACCACTGGGTGGAGGGGATCTTCGCCTTCTTCCAGATCCTGGTGCTCGGGTGGTTCTTCGCGGGGCTGGGGCTCGTGAGCCGCGAGGACGTGACGAAGAGCCTGTATCTGGAGGGCGCCCTGGTGCTGCTGGCGGGCTTCCTGGCCATCGGGCACCACTTCTGGTGGGTGGGGGAGCCGCCCCTGTGGCTCGGAATCGGAAGCGTCTTCAGCACCCTGGAGGTGCTTCCGCTGTTCTTACTGCTCGCCACCGCCCTGCGGGCCTGGCGCCGGGGGATCCATGTCCCCGCCTCCCTCCGCTGGCCGCTGCGGTTCTTCGTGGCCAGCGCTCTCTGGCAGTTCGTCGGCTCCGGGGTTCTGGGCCTGCTCATCAACTTGCCCGTGGTGAACTACTACGAGCACGGCACCTTCCTCACGGTGGCCCACGGACACGCGTCTTTCCTGGGGGCCTTTGGATTCGTGGCCGTGGGCATGGGGTTGTACGCCCTGCGGCATGCCTACCCGGAGGGGTGGAGCGACCGCACACTCGGAGCGGCCTTCTGGGCCCTCAATCTGGGCCTCTCCCTCATGGTCTTCCTCAGCGTGACGCCCGTGGGCGTCCTCCAGCTCCGCGAGGCCGTCCAGGCCGACTACGCCGCGGCCCGCGCCCTGACGTTCTACGAGCGACCCGACGTGCGCCTTTTCAACAAGCTGCGCCTGCCGGGGGACGCCCTGGTGATCCTGGGAAGCGCCCTCCTGCTGGTCGCGACGCGTCCCGCGGTGCGGGGGCTCGGGCGGACCCGTCGCGTTTGA
- a CDS encoding sulfurtransferase TusA family protein — MGVRIQGAFRPSPLPEVELGLTNRHLLPRVAFGVLLGVSLAGTAITVGTHGAGFAVVLLRWAYLVSAAVVAGGSLWWAAFVREEPEARDRQAVDRFARREAERFLRILPAAAAGLVVSSLHLLWLTRPGVSWLVGLLEVLVAAVAVLTASLTLCPRHRTRGWRDGRRWVLLVSSAGLLAGTGALDAALQVPGNAAAAGLRSAHVVAFGLWLGGAAWNLWAAIPAAQEDPRVPVVVAAARQLERFRWTVRVALPTLAVTGVLQAVPYAGGSFAYLAGTWVGRVILVKAGALVILIGIFITCPLWRACSPVRGMCNLRDLEDALPRPARTLDNRGKPCAGFVHVQRALRALEPGQVLELLSTDPMSWWELPAWARQNGYEVLDQRVVGRYRLLWRTYRFFLRRAVPAAPPEERTALRV; from the coding sequence ATGGGCGTCCGGATCCAGGGAGCCTTTCGGCCGAGCCCTCTCCCGGAGGTCGAGCTGGGTCTCACGAACCGCCACCTGCTTCCGAGAGTGGCGTTCGGAGTCCTGCTCGGGGTGTCGCTCGCGGGGACCGCCATCACCGTGGGCACGCACGGAGCCGGCTTTGCCGTGGTGCTGCTGCGGTGGGCGTACCTGGTGTCTGCCGCCGTGGTGGCGGGAGGGAGCTTGTGGTGGGCGGCGTTCGTGCGGGAGGAGCCCGAGGCCAGGGATCGGCAGGCCGTGGACCGCTTCGCGCGACGGGAGGCCGAGCGGTTCTTGCGGATCCTGCCGGCTGCCGCAGCCGGGCTGGTGGTCAGCTCTTTGCACCTCCTGTGGCTCACGCGCCCCGGGGTCAGCTGGCTTGTGGGACTCCTGGAAGTCCTCGTGGCGGCGGTAGCAGTCCTGACCGCCTCCTTGACGCTGTGCCCGCGGCACCGGACGCGCGGCTGGCGCGACGGCCGGCGCTGGGTTCTCCTGGTAAGCTCCGCGGGCTTGCTGGCGGGGACCGGGGCGCTGGACGCCGCCCTCCAGGTCCCGGGCAACGCGGCCGCGGCAGGCCTGCGGAGCGCGCACGTGGTGGCGTTCGGCCTGTGGCTGGGCGGAGCCGCGTGGAACCTGTGGGCGGCCATCCCCGCGGCCCAGGAGGACCCCCGGGTGCCCGTGGTGGTGGCCGCGGCCCGGCAGCTGGAGCGGTTCCGGTGGACGGTCCGGGTAGCGCTCCCCACGCTGGCGGTCACCGGTGTACTGCAGGCCGTCCCGTACGCGGGAGGAAGCTTCGCCTACCTGGCGGGCACGTGGGTGGGTCGGGTGATCCTCGTGAAGGCCGGAGCGCTGGTGATCCTGATCGGGATTTTCATCACGTGTCCGCTGTGGCGGGCTTGCTCGCCGGTGCGGGGCATGTGCAACCTGCGGGACTTGGAGGACGCCCTGCCGAGACCCGCGCGCACCCTGGACAACCGGGGCAAACCGTGTGCGGGCTTCGTGCACGTGCAGCGTGCCCTGAGGGCGCTGGAGCCGGGGCAGGTGCTGGAGCTGCTCAGCACCGACCCCATGTCGTGGTGGGAGCTGCCCGCGTGGGCGCGGCAGAACGGCTACGAGGTGCTGGACCAGCGGGTGGTGGGCCGGTACCGACTCCTCTGGCGGACCTACCGGTTCTTCCTGCGCCGGGCAGTACCGGCCGCCCCACCGGAGGAACGCACGGCGCTGCGGGTGTGA
- a CDS encoding DUF2249 domain-containing protein gives MSRLGEAFRTHHRQLRDRLDRLAQDVARDPQRADLDGLVRFLREELLPHARAEEQHLYPAVAPLLRLYGDPTATMRMDHTFIEEHVRQVEAAAAEAQRGAFHWPDRLRREVLGLAALFQAHLEKEERVYLPLVEAHLSESEQDALLDAMHEQPSASAEAALGRVVDVRRLPPPQRHPLIFQTFHALRAGEAFELVNDHDPKPLYYQFAAELPGQFTWEYLEQGPEVWRVRIGKPAV, from the coding sequence ATGAGCCGTCTCGGTGAAGCGTTCCGCACCCACCACCGCCAGCTCCGGGACCGCCTCGACCGCCTAGCTCAGGACGTGGCCCGTGACCCGCAGCGGGCGGACCTCGATGGCCTAGTTCGGTTCCTGCGGGAAGAGCTGCTCCCCCACGCCCGTGCGGAGGAACAGCATCTGTACCCCGCGGTGGCCCCGCTCCTCCGATTGTACGGGGACCCGACCGCCACCATGCGGATGGACCACACCTTCATCGAGGAGCACGTGCGGCAGGTGGAGGCGGCTGCGGCGGAGGCCCAGCGGGGCGCGTTCCACTGGCCCGACCGGCTGCGGCGGGAGGTCCTGGGGCTTGCGGCCCTGTTCCAGGCCCACCTGGAGAAGGAGGAGCGGGTATACCTGCCCCTGGTGGAGGCCCACCTGTCCGAGTCGGAGCAGGACGCCCTGCTCGACGCCATGCACGAGCAGCCCTCGGCCTCCGCGGAAGCCGCCCTGGGCCGCGTGGTGGACGTGCGGCGGCTGCCGCCTCCGCAGCGTCACCCGCTCATCTTCCAGACCTTCCACGCCCTTCGGGCCGGGGAGGCCTTCGAACTCGTAAACGACCACGACCCCAAGCCCCTGTACTACCAGTTCGCCGCGGAGCTGCCCGGGCAGTTCACCTGGGAGTACCTGGAGCAGGGGCCGGAGGTGTGGCGTGTCCGCATCGGCAAGCCCGCGGTCTGA
- a CDS encoding Mrp/NBP35 family ATP-binding protein → MELKDQVWEVLRGVRYPGYTRDIVSFGLVRRVTAQRDVVGVALAVAHLAPEVQEALEREVRRAVLGLPGVRVVEVVRVAPAGGRQNAPRSSPEVPLARRAVAVASGKGGVGKSTVTTNLAAALALEGLRVGVLDADVYGFSIARMLGVTDRPEVRGGRIVPIQRRGIQVVTMGMLVDAGEAVIWRGPMLHKALRTFLHEVAWEDLDVLLLDLPPGTGDVALTIAQELLYAEWLVVTTPQPAAVEVALRAARMAEKVNLRVLGVVENLSWYRPLPDGPVVHPFGRGGGREAAQRLGVPLLAELPLDPAVRECADRGEPVVWARPELEVSAVFRDLARRVRPQEVRVSTVHA, encoded by the coding sequence GTGGAACTCAAGGACCAGGTGTGGGAAGTCCTGCGCGGAGTCCGGTATCCAGGCTACACCCGGGACATCGTGTCGTTCGGACTCGTCCGCCGGGTGACCGCGCAACGCGACGTGGTGGGGGTGGCGCTGGCGGTGGCACACCTGGCGCCGGAAGTGCAGGAGGCGCTGGAGCGGGAGGTGCGCCGCGCCGTCCTGGGCCTGCCCGGGGTGCGGGTGGTGGAGGTGGTGCGGGTCGCCCCCGCCGGGGGTCGACAGAACGCCCCTCGCTCTTCGCCTGAGGTACCCCTCGCGCGCCGGGCGGTGGCGGTGGCCAGCGGCAAGGGCGGGGTAGGCAAGTCCACGGTCACCACCAACCTGGCGGCGGCCCTCGCCCTTGAAGGACTCCGGGTGGGCGTCCTGGACGCGGACGTGTACGGGTTCAGCATCGCCCGCATGCTGGGCGTCACGGATCGTCCGGAGGTGCGTGGTGGCCGGATCGTCCCCATCCAACGCCGCGGGATCCAGGTCGTGACCATGGGGATGCTGGTGGACGCCGGAGAAGCGGTGATCTGGCGGGGCCCCATGCTGCACAAGGCCCTGCGGACCTTCCTGCACGAGGTGGCCTGGGAGGACCTGGATGTCCTCCTCCTGGACCTGCCGCCCGGGACCGGGGATGTGGCCCTGACCATCGCGCAGGAGCTCCTGTACGCGGAGTGGCTAGTGGTCACCACCCCGCAGCCCGCAGCCGTGGAGGTGGCGCTGCGGGCCGCGCGGATGGCCGAGAAGGTGAACCTCCGGGTGCTGGGGGTGGTGGAGAACCTCTCGTGGTACCGGCCCCTCCCGGACGGGCCCGTCGTGCACCCCTTCGGCCGCGGCGGAGGTCGGGAGGCGGCCCAGCGGCTGGGCGTACCGCTCCTGGCGGAACTGCCCCTGGACCCCGCGGTCCGGGAGTGCGCGGACCGGGGAGAGCCTGTGGTGTGGGCCCGGCCGGAGCTTGAGGTATCGGCGGTGTTCCGGGACCTTGCACGCCGAGTGCGTCCGCAGGAAGTCCGTGTCAGCACCGTCCACGCGTGA
- a CDS encoding metal-sulfur cluster assembly factor, with translation MSESPQESLPQVAGGPGEAAGALQRQVWETLREVVDPELGINIVDLGLVYDVTVEDETVRVAVTMTTPACPLHSYVLDAIHFFLRRDVPWVREVDVRLVWDPPWHPDMMSPEAKRQLGWEG, from the coding sequence ATGTCTGAGTCGCCTCAGGAGTCTCTGCCGCAAGTCGCCGGAGGCCCGGGAGAAGCGGCCGGGGCGCTGCAGCGCCAGGTATGGGAGACTCTGCGCGAAGTGGTGGACCCTGAGCTCGGGATCAACATCGTAGACCTGGGGCTCGTGTACGACGTGACGGTAGAGGACGAGACGGTGCGCGTGGCGGTGACCATGACCACGCCCGCCTGTCCCCTGCACAGCTACGTGCTGGACGCCATCCACTTCTTCCTGCGTCGGGACGTCCCCTGGGTCAGGGAGGTGGACGTGCGGCTCGTGTGGGACCCGCCCTGGCACCCGGACATGATGTCTCCGGAGGCCAAGCGGCAGCTCGGCTGGGAGGGGTGA
- a CDS encoding hemerythrin domain-containing protein: MSIVTYLLGEHGVLYALLDRAEELAPHAGLEELRAYRDLLAEAIRSHAQVEDELLFEPLERETPRAEAAVRGMRTMHDDIDGALDELGRTGDLQRARQQLLNVAGLAKQHFFAEEEAVFPMAEQELPASALEGLGRDYLQRRGLLGMGSHV; encoded by the coding sequence ATGTCCATCGTGACCTACCTGCTGGGTGAGCACGGCGTGCTGTACGCCCTGCTGGACCGGGCCGAGGAGCTGGCGCCCCACGCGGGCCTCGAGGAGCTGCGGGCCTACCGGGACCTGCTGGCGGAGGCGATCCGGTCGCACGCGCAGGTGGAGGACGAACTGCTCTTCGAGCCGCTGGAGCGGGAAACTCCCCGGGCGGAGGCCGCGGTGCGCGGGATGCGGACCATGCACGACGACATCGACGGCGCCCTGGACGAACTCGGCCGCACGGGCGACCTCCAACGCGCCCGCCAGCAACTCCTCAACGTGGCCGGGCTGGCCAAACAGCACTTCTTCGCAGAAGAGGAGGCGGTCTTCCCGATGGCCGAGCAGGAGCTGCCCGCCTCTGCCCTGGAGGGACTGGGCCGCGACTACCTGCAGCGCCGCGGGCTGCTGGGGATGGGGAGCCATGTCTGA
- a CDS encoding DUF1858 domain-containing protein: MEVRKDEIVETFLRRRPQAVRVFLRHRMACPGCDLAPFETLEEVARVYRLPLEIFLRELAQEGNDVHRDLPAG; this comes from the coding sequence ATGGAGGTGCGCAAGGACGAGATCGTGGAGACGTTCCTCCGGCGAAGGCCGCAGGCGGTGCGGGTGTTCTTGCGCCACCGCATGGCCTGCCCGGGATGCGACCTCGCCCCCTTCGAGACCCTGGAAGAGGTGGCCCGGGTGTACCGGCTGCCCCTGGAGATCTTCCTCCGGGAACTCGCACAGGAGGGAAATGATGTCCATCGTGACCTACCTGCTGGGTGA
- a CDS encoding Crp/Fnr family transcriptional regulator — translation MSVEVLARCPVFHGLTPEELRSVRTSARSRMLRRGEVLFSQGDPATHAYVLEAGRMRLVQVFPDGRAVIHRILTPGEFFGGIAALGEARYPVSAEALEDSMVLGWSGEAMQRLLLRHPRVALNLLRLQARRIEELQERVQELISERVERRVARAVLRLARQAGRRTEEGILIDLPLSREDLANLTGTTLFTTSRILSRWERQGIVFAGRQRLVIRIPHALVEIAEDLSLTGDKEPSGEGG, via the coding sequence GTGAGCGTGGAGGTCCTGGCCCGCTGCCCGGTCTTTCACGGGCTAACCCCGGAGGAGCTGAGGAGCGTCCGGACCTCGGCCCGGTCGAGGATGCTGCGCCGGGGCGAGGTGCTGTTCTCCCAAGGAGATCCGGCCACGCACGCCTACGTGCTGGAGGCGGGGCGGATGCGCCTGGTGCAGGTATTCCCGGATGGCCGGGCAGTGATCCACCGGATCCTCACACCGGGAGAGTTCTTCGGCGGGATCGCGGCCCTGGGGGAAGCCCGCTATCCCGTCTCCGCGGAGGCCCTGGAGGACAGCATGGTGCTCGGGTGGTCCGGGGAGGCGATGCAGCGACTCCTCCTCCGACACCCGCGAGTTGCCCTTAACCTCCTCCGGCTGCAGGCCCGGCGGATCGAGGAGCTGCAGGAGCGCGTCCAGGAGCTCATCTCCGAGCGGGTGGAGCGGCGGGTGGCGCGGGCGGTGCTGCGGTTGGCGCGGCAGGCAGGGCGCCGGACGGAGGAGGGGATCCTCATCGACCTTCCGCTTTCTCGGGAAGACCTGGCGAACTTAACGGGCACCACCCTCTTCACCACGAGCCGAATCCTGAGCCGGTGGGAGCGGCAGGGGATCGTCTTCGCCGGACGGCAGCGGCTGGTGATTCGCATTCCCCACGCGCTGGTGGAGATCGCGGAGGACCTCTCCTTGACGGGGGACAAAGAGCCCTCCGGAGAGGGCGGATAG
- a CDS encoding DUF4149 domain-containing protein: MYHLSVYVHLLSAVVWVGGMLFLALVAIPVLRDLEDRHRAELVARVGERFRPVAWTCIVLLVVTGVVNLAYRGVTWESVVTGRLWQSPFGQVLAWKLGFVLAAVLLSAVHDFYLGPQSTRLMRNGNPDVRKALALRRRAAWLGRLNAVFVLAILALAVMLVRGIPR, encoded by the coding sequence ATGTACCACCTGAGCGTGTACGTGCACCTCCTGAGCGCGGTGGTGTGGGTGGGCGGGATGTTGTTCCTGGCCCTGGTGGCCATCCCCGTGCTGCGAGACCTCGAGGATCGGCACCGGGCGGAGCTGGTGGCCCGGGTGGGGGAGCGGTTCCGACCGGTGGCGTGGACGTGCATCGTGCTCCTGGTGGTCACGGGTGTGGTGAACCTGGCGTACCGGGGGGTCACCTGGGAGAGCGTGGTCACGGGACGGCTGTGGCAAAGCCCTTTCGGGCAGGTGCTCGCGTGGAAGCTGGGATTCGTGCTGGCCGCTGTCCTGCTCAGCGCCGTCCACGACTTCTACCTGGGGCCTCAGAGCACGCGTCTGATGCGGAACGGGAACCCGGATGTGCGAAAGGCCCTTGCCCTGCGACGAAGAGCCGCCTGGCTCGGCCGCCTCAACGCCGTATTCGTTCTCGCGATCCTGGCCCTCGCGGTCATGCTGGTCCGGGGAATTCCGCGGTAG
- a CDS encoding DUF488 domain-containing protein: MIRVKRVYDPAEPEDGKRYLVDRLWPRGMRKGDLRVEGWLREVAPSDGLRRWFGHDPRKWEAFKRRYFAELEARPEAWRPLWEAARSGNVTLLYSARDPAHNNAVALKEFLERKQKTP, from the coding sequence ATGATCCGGGTGAAACGTGTGTACGATCCCGCAGAACCCGAGGACGGGAAGCGGTACCTGGTGGACCGACTGTGGCCTCGGGGGATGCGGAAGGGGGACCTGCGGGTGGAGGGGTGGCTGCGGGAGGTGGCGCCCAGCGACGGCCTGCGGCGGTGGTTCGGGCACGATCCGCGGAAGTGGGAGGCGTTCAAGCGGCGGTACTTCGCGGAGCTGGAGGCCCGCCCGGAGGCCTGGCGGCCGCTCTGGGAGGCCGCGCGGAGCGGGAACGTGACGCTCTTGTACAGCGCCCGGGACCCCGCCCACAACAACGCGGTGGCCCTCAAGGAGTTCTTGGAGCGCAAGCAGAAAACCCCATAA